A part of Camelus ferus isolate YT-003-E chromosome 6, BCGSAC_Cfer_1.0, whole genome shotgun sequence genomic DNA contains:
- the C6H14orf39 gene encoding protein SIX6OS1 yields the protein MNDSLFVSLDRLLLEFVFQYEQDISTKEDMIQRINKCLEDIKENKAAICKIHETINTTDEEIGHYCKHSKEIKDNCTNWKPTCDVFHKHEDYMQDQFTFYQETIEKDKKMYHDYICQYKDVLKQYQLKYSETLLSREYYEKKKEHEEIQNRLLACTEQLKMNETIFMEFLVPAPFPSLTNWTLHMVNLRFKTQDILKHAGEFSKSSSELKKEVDEVETEINYLNQQIARLYEMKTLSETMEEKSKNTEKRKELKERYSFPFRIFEKDEQHVLTLNKTPQNSQLFLPYESQKLVRPIKMHSSEPRVTDKKEKSSVKQSKLANIDFGQKENDTQVLNDSAVTSHSKCSHVTAIKNSQNVMQFRLLTPKKQSDCNQWFEKGDADAECGDKGTVKQLRESKYTSQVIYAEHFGNPIESNSDEVEERPEIFPQTPEIPLFLRTPEAVKTPESVEKLPKTPSFEINRNTTTEGQTQKESPGFSFLMSYTSRSPGLNLFDSSIFDSEISSQQFNEHYSVGNLNPLSSQQEIGNLFGKPEGEDAFTFSFPSDSSTHTFGAGRDDFSFPFSFEQDQNSTPSSVKGFSSSSQNTTQFTFF from the exons ATGAATGACAGCCTGTTTGTCAGTTTGGACAGACTTTTGCTAGAATTTG ttttccagTATGAGCAAGATATAAGTACTAAGGAAGATATGATTCAACGAATTAATA AATGCCTtgaagatattaaagaaaataaagcagctaTTTGTAAGATACATGAAACTATAAAtacaacagatgaggaaattgggcaTTATTGTAAGCATAGTAAAGAGATCAAAGACAACTGTACTAA ctgGAAGCCAACATGCGATGTTTTTCATAAACATGAAGACTATATGCAGGACCAATTTACTTTTTATCAAGAAACTATTGAAAAAGACAA aaaaatgtaCCATGATTATATATGTCAGTATAAAGATGTTTTGAAGCAATACCAACTAAAATACTCAGAAACACTTCTTTCACGTGAATattatgagaagaaaaaagaacatgaagaaaTTCAAAACAGACTGTTGGCATGTACTGAACaactaaaaatgaatgaaactatttttatggaatttttaG TGCCTGCTCCCTTTCCGTCACTTACCAATTGGACGTTACATAT GGTCAATTTGAGATTCAAAACACAAGATATTCTTAAACATGCTGGCGAATTTTCCAAAAGTTCATCTGAATTGAAGAAAGAAGTAGATGAAGtggaaacagaaattaattatttaaaccaG cagattGCAAGACTTTATGAAATGAAGACTCTTTCAGAAACTatggaagaaaaaagcaaaaatacagaaaagagaaaggaattgaaAGAAAGGTATAG TTTTCcctttagaatttttgaaaaagatgaacAGCATGTACTTACATTGAATAAAACTCCTCAAAACAGTCAATTATTTCTTCCATATGAATCTCAAAAATTAGTCAGACCAATAAAGATGCATTCTTCAGAACCAAGAGTTACAG ataaaaaagaaaaaagttctgtgAAACAGTCAAAGCTTGCCAATATTGACTTcggacaaaaagaaaatgatacacag GTATTGAATGACTCTGCCGTGACTAGCCATTCAAAATGTTCACATGTTACAGctattaaaaattcacaaaatgttATGCAGTTCag aTTGTTAACCCCAAAGAAACAATCAGATTGCAATCAATGGTTTGAAAAAGGAGATGCAG ATGCTGAGTGCGGAGATAAAGGGACAGTAAAACAATTGAGAGAATCAAAATATACTTCACAA GTTATATATGCAGAACATTTTGGGAACCCAATAGAAAGTAACAGTGATGAAGTAGAAGAAAGGCCTGAGATTTTTCCACAAACTCCtgaaattcctttatttttaaggaCTCCTGAAGCTGTGAAAACACCTGAATCTGTGGAGAAATTACCTAAAACCCCCTCATTTGAAAT aaatagaaatacaacaaCTGAAGGTCAAACACAAAAGGAGTCCCCtggattttctttccttatgagTTATACTTCTAGATCGCCTGGATTGAATTTATTTGATTCTTCTATATTTGATTCTGAAATCTCATCACAGCAG tttaatgaACATTATTCTGTGGGAAATTTAAATCCTCTCTCATCACAACAAGAAATTG GAAACTTATTTGGGAAACCAGAAGGAGAAGAtgcctttactttttcttttccatcagacTCTTCAACTCATACATTTGGAGCTGGAAGAGATGATTTTAGTTTTCCGTTTTCATTTGAACAGGATCAAAACTCAACACCTTCTTCTGTAAAAGGTTTTTCATCCT